GTCTGACGCTGGATGTGGTGACGGCCAACGCACATATCGGCCAATGGCTCGACGAAGTCGCTCATCAGCGGATTCACGGCACGACGGGTGTTCAACCGGCGGTACGTCTGGCCCAAGAGCAGCAGGTACTATTACCACTGCCAACACAGAGCCTGCGCCCACAACCCGCCCCAGGCCTACGCCTGGGGCGGGTCCTGCCGTACGAGAGCTTGCAGCATCCGCTGTCGGTTTATGAGCAACTGCTGGAGGTGAGAGCATGAACCTTCAACATGCTCGCCTGACAGAACTATGCAAGGGGCTAAAGCTTGAGCGCGTCGGGGTGGACTGGCCGCACCTGGCCCAACAAGCAGCAAGCGGCGAAGACAGCTTTGCCGACTTCCTCGAAAAGCTGCTGGTTGCCGAGACCGATGCCCGAAGTGAACGCTCTCGACAGGCCCTGCTGAAAACTGCCGCGCTGCCCGCCGTGAAAACGCTGGAGCAATACGACTTCGCGTTTGCCACCGGCGTCCCTCGGGCACAGCTCCAGGAGCTGGCAGCACTGAGTTTTGTTGGACGTGCCGAGAACATCGTGTTCCTGGGGCCTAGTGGTGTAGGCAAGAGCCACCTGGCCATCGCGCTGGCCTACCGGGCGGTGATGGCCGGTATCAAAACCCGCTTCGTCACTGCGGCTGACTTGATGCTGCAACTGACCGCTGCGCACCGCCAGGAACGGCTCAAGGAATACTTCAGTCGTGTGGTGATGGCCCCCGGGTTGTTGGTCATCGATGAAATCGGTTACCTGCCGTTTGGTCGTGATGAAGCCAACCTGTTCTTCAATGTTGTCGCCAAGCGCTACGAGCAAGGCAGCCTGATCCTCACGAGTAACTTGCCGTTTACCCAGTGGGCCGGAACCTTTGCGGATGATCAAACACTGACAGCGGCCATGCTGGACAGGCTGTTACATCATGCCCATATCGTGCAGATGACAGGTGAAAGCTATCGACTCAAGGACAAGCGCAAAGCAGGAACCAACTCTTCTCGGGCCGAACCGGCTCGAAAATATGAACCCGAGGGTGGTCAAAACTAAGTTGGCGATTTAGCACGGAAGGGGGTCACTTTTTAGTTGGCGTTGACAATAAATCAGCGTCTCCTTAGGTTTGAAACTACCTGGTGGAACCGAAGTTACTCCGGTTGTATTTCTCGTGCTGCTCGCGGGTTTGGATTCGACCTCTGAAGCAGCTTTTTCAGATGCTTTTTTCTTTACCCCACTGCTGGTGGTTACTGATTTCCGGCGAGGTTTACCGGTGGACCGAGAATTCGACTTCCCCGGAGAAACCCTCACCTTCGTGAGATAGCTTTTCAGCGTCGTTGGAGCGATCTCTAATCCGCTCTCCCTGAGGATCTCTGTGATTTTCTCTATGGTGTATCCCCGTGACTGCAAGTCACGGATTGACGTAGCCATCATCCTTATTGCTTCTAGATTTGAAATTTTTCGATCTGGATCTTCTACCTGAGGCATCTCCTCAAGCTTTCCTTTCAGTATCTCAATCTGCGAAACGCTGATCGCCATTCGCCTTTCCCCGAATTGTGCATTTGCCCTGATTGTATGGGCATCTCTTGCGCAGTCAAGGTCCGTACGATAGCCTGCATACGAAATGCGGTTTAGAATTCAGGACAGGGTAGGGTTTGTACTCCCGCCATAAATGGCGTACGTACAACCGGCCTCGCTGCAGTCGTTTCACTCCCTTGCGCGGCCTACCTCCCTGCTCAGGGCTACGCCCCGAGACCCCTTGAACAGCGAAGGACCTATTTATGAGCACGAGTGAACAGCGGCGCCGAACCGGCCGCCTACCACCTATTAGGTGTTTTCAGGATGAGGAAGAAATCGTTAGGCAAAAAGCCCATGACTGCGGCCAGAGTGTGGGGCAGTTCATGCTTGCCACTGCGTTGAACAGGCGCACGCGTAGCAAGGTTGACGGGCATATTCTTAACGAGCTGCGGAGGCTTGGTGGTCTCCAAAAGCACCTGTACAACGAAAGCGGGGGCAGACATTCCAAGGAGCTGGCAGAGATCCTTGTTGAGCTGAAGCAAGCCATCGTAAGGATTGGTTCTTAATGCTTGCAAAAGTCCCACCGCGCAGGGCTGATGGTAAATCCAGCTTTGCGGATTTGGTCCAATATGCGACGCAACGAGACGAAGATAAAAAGGAACTGACTGATGAGCTCGATCCAGGCTACAGCCGAAGAGACAACGCAATTCTTGAGTCTGCTAGAGCGCATCTCGAAAGAGCAGCAGACAATCTGCGAGCGACTGGACGAATTAGCCTTACTGATGCAGATGCCATCAGAGGGCGTCTTGGAAGTGCTCGAAGGGCTCTTGATACCGATGGGCGTAGACATGTCACGTCTCAACACGAAGTTCCAGGAGACGCTGACCGAAGTGGTGACCAACAACTCCAAAAGGTAGATTCTGATGAACATCAAAGAAGCATTGCCGCTGCTCGAAACCATCTTGCAACAGCAGCAAGTTATCTCCGACAAGCTACAAGAAATAATCCTGACTTTGCGGCACGAGCCCGAGCCCGTCGAACCGCAATTACGTTTCATGCTTCAGCCACTCAACGAAGGGATCGAGCAGATGAGCAAACAGCTCTAGCCGAACTTGAATCAGGGATTTTGCTGGGTGACTCAATTAACGAGAAATCATCTTCAGGCGTTTCCTGTCAGCACAACTGTTTGAGCCTTGAGACAGCAGCAGCTGAAATGAGAGCGGTTGCCGCTCAAAATGCTAGAGTAAAAGATCCTGTTTATCATGTTATTTTGAGTTGGCCATCTGACGAATTTCCAACCGATGAACAGGCTTTTGCTTCTGGTCTTCACGCCATGGAAGCTGTAGGCATGAAAGATCATCAATACGTGTTTGCGATTCATCACGATACCGATAATGTACATCTCCATATGACCGTAAACAGAGTTCATCCTGATTCGTTCAATGCTGTGTATCCAGACCGTGATTATTTTCGTCTGGATTATGCAATGCGTGAGCTGGAGTTACGTTACGGCTTGCAACACGACAATGGACCTAATGTCGTTGTTCATGAAAATGGAAAGCCTATCATTCAGTGGGCTTCCAATAAGGCAAAACAGCAGGGCAAGATTTCAACGAAGGCTGCTGACATGGAGCGTCACGCGGATCAACAAAGTCTTCACTCCTATGCTCGTGGTGAACCACGTATGCAAATTGCTAAGGAGGCGCTGATTTATTCGATTTTTCGTCCCTGCAACGCTCTGGAGGCCTTGATTTATCTGGGGGCAACAGCTGGGTTTTAGAATAAATCAGCGTCTCCCTAAGTTGCTTAAATCCGAAAAAATGACATGGCAAACACTTCATGCGCAATTAGCGAAATTTGGACTTGGTATCCGTCCTAAAGGTCGTGGTCTTGCAATCTTTGATTTTGGTGAGGTCTCATCGACAGGAATTAAAGCAAGCGACATGCACGAACAGTTGTCACTAGCGCGTCTGGTTAAACGGCTTGGTGAGTATCAAGAACGAGAGTTGCCTAAAGACTTTTTGACCGCCTCTAATTACAATAAATTTGCTAGCCCTAAGCGCGATCCTATCGAACGTCAAAATCGCCGTGAAGAGCGTGCGCAGCTTCGTAAAGCGACTCGGGCACGTTATGATGCCTATCGTGTCGCGTTTGTTACACGCCGAATTGATAAAGAGTGGGTCAAGCAACAATTTATGATGATCCGCGATCAAGCCCGCCAGCAACGGGCAGACATAAAATCACGAATCAAACATCCACTTGATCGTAAAGCATTCTACAGTATTTTGGCTTTTGAAACATTAAGGTCGCGTGAGGAACTCAAGACTAAAATTCAGTTGTTACGTCGCGAATTAAAGAGTGATCCTGCGAATAAGAGGCTTACATTCCGTGAGTGGGTAGAACGGGAGGCTTCTAACGGCGATCCTGGTGCGATTAGTCAGTTACGTGGGTTTACCTATGGCGATAGGCGCAAAGCGAATAAGGAAGGTAATGCAATCATTTTTGCAGGTGACATTGATCCTTCTTCAAGTTCAAATCTGTTTTCCGCTGGCACTGTCCGCCGTGATGGATCCGTAGTTTTTCGTAGGGCTGAAGGAGATCCGGGTTTTGTGGATCACGGAGGGAAGGTTACTTTCCCTGGAGGCCTCCTCGACGACGAACTTCTCGCCCATGCACTTGATGACACACGCGCACGGTGGGAGCGGCCTATTGAGATAAAAGGTACCCCCGAATTCATTGACGCAGCTCTTAAGGCACTCATTGAGCGTGGTTACTCCGGTGATCTTGCCGATCCAACCTTGAATGCTCGGCTCAAAGCCTTGGCTGACCAGCAGGCCGAGGCAAAGGCCAAGCCTTTAAAACGCGGGCCACGTGCATAACAAACGTTGTTATGCTGTATTCCGTATTGTAGTATTCATACGAAATCAACGGAGATAATCCTATGGACCTGAACCGATACCCGTTTGTCGCCTTGCTTGCTGCACTCGCTCTGACAGGTTGTGCTTCCAAGCAGCCTGACGTCAGCGCCCAGGCTTTAATCGATCAGCAAATCCTCGAAGCTTCTCAAAAAATCCAAGCTGCGCAGGTCGACCTGTACCAGGCTGGTGCTTTGAACAGCCGTGTGGTGATGCGGAATCCCAACACCGATTTGAACGACAAACAGTTTGTAACCATTAGCTGGCAGGGTGACGCTGTTCAGTTGCTCACTAAGCTCGCACAAGACCGCGGCGAGCGTTTTGAGTTTATGGGCTCGCGCATGCCGCTGCCAGTGAACATCGACGTCAAGGGTGTGCAGTATCAGACAGTGCTTTCCATGCTGCGCGCGCAAATCGGGTACCGTGCCGTCATTACTGAGGCACCAGGTAAGCTGGTTCTGCAGTACAACCGGCCCCAAGGCTAATAGGGGGGACTTGTATGAAACGGTTTATGTTCGCGGCTCTCCCTTTGGTGGTTTCCTTCGCCACGCATGCTGCAGAGGAGCCAATGATCGAGCCTTCGAGTAGCGATACAAAGTCCATGGTAGAAACGTCGCCTCCAGACCTAGACGCTCTGCTCAATCCACAATCCCAAGCGACTACAAAAGTAACCGATATCCGCTCTCAGCTGCTATCGGGCGTTGGTCATACAGTTGGCTTTCGCGGGGGAATGGCTGCTCGTGGTCACGAGCTGATTGACGGGCTTAAAAGTCGGGAGCCTGCTTTAGACGCTATGTACAAATTTGCCCCGATGATTGCAAAAAACGGGACCCTGCCTCCGGTTATCGTTGAAGCTCGTGACCTCGCAGCATTCACCCCGGATCAAATTCGTACCGCAAATCGCGTTTACAAGATTGAGCGTGAGGAACGCTTCGTCAGCGTCCCTCCCACCTGGCGGGACTACCTTTACGTTGGATTACCTGTTCGCCAGTCAGTGGAGCTCCCAGCTTTTGAAGCGCGGCCGCAGGATGATGCAGAAGACCAGATCTGGAAAAAGGCAGTCCGTGAAGGTTGGGCTGATGGTTACAAGCAAGCTGACGCTATTCTTGAAGCGAATTTTCATCGCCTCACTCGCGATTACACCGGCATGCACCTTTATTCAACCTTACTCCAGGCCGACATGATCACGACTACTCGTGTGGCTGAATCCCAGCAGACCGTGACCGGTGATAGTAAGCAAATGATGTTGGGCGACAAGCTTCGCAGGGTTACAGACAAGGCTAAGTTCGTTACGGATCCTGGTAAGTGGCGTCCAAGCGTCAAAAAGGATGCAGCAAAACCGAACCCTGCAGTGGCACCCACCGGAACGGTGCCGGCGCAATGATTCAACCGGTTTTCGAGCCCTTCAATTTCGAGGGTGATCTTGGTCCACACAGCTTTCGCAGATTCCTAAAATACTGCGCGGACAAGGGCGTCTCAGACGTATTGGTGCAAGGCGGCGACTATATCTGGGTGGAACTGCATGGAAGGCAGCTTCGAGCATCAGTCTCTACTGTGAAGCAGGGACAGCTCTCAGTCTTGATCGCTGCCCTGTGGTCTCCTGAGATTGAGAGCATGATAAAGCAAGGCGACGAAGGCGTTGACCGTGCTCTTGAGATCTCCGGCAGCGATATCGGCCTTGAGCGCGGTATGACACTTCGCTTCCGTACCAACTTTGTTCAAGCACGCATTGCCAACCTGGATGAAGCGTACTCGATCACCATGCGTGTGATTCCTGTCGACCTCCCCGATATCCATAAAATGGGGATCGAGCCTGACCTGTTTGAAGAGCTTTTTCCGGAATCCGGGTTGGTTGTCATCTGTGGTCCGACCGGCTCAGGAAAGTCGACCTTGCAAGCTGGTATCTATGGCCACATCGGTGTTGTGATGCCTGATCGAAAGGTCATCACATTCGATGATCCTATTGAATACGTCCTCGGTGGGCCACACTGGAAAGGGCCTCAACCCGCGCAGTCCCAAATTGGACGGGACATAAAAGACTTTCCAAAAGCAATGCGCAACGCCGTACGACGCAAGCCGAGTATCATTGGGATTGGTGAGGCTCGTGACCGTGTTTCTATCGAGGCGATGACTGAAGCCAGCTTATCCGGGCACACGTGTTACGCCACAATGCACACGGAGTCGGTAGCAGAGACTATTAACCGGGCCATTCAAACCTACCCACCTGAGCAACAATCTGGGATTGCATCGCGGCTCGCTGGTGCGTTGAGGGTTATCATCGTACAAAGGCTTCTTAAAACGACTGATGGTAAACGTGCTGCAATTCGAGAGTACCTGGTCTTTGATCGTGAGTTCAGGTCGGAAATGCAAACCCTTCCCTATAACGAGTGGGCAATGTTGATACGGACCAAGCTTGAGGAGGCCGAGGCAACTCTTGATGACAAGGCTTGGAAGCTGCTTCAGGAGGGCAGGATTCTGAAGGACGACTTTGTCGGTGTTGCGGGTATGAAGGAATTCAGAAGGCGCTCGCTGAGCGCGCAGGAGAACTAGAGATATGCCTTCGATTTGGAGAGCCGCATCTGAACCCTTGACTGCTTTGGGCATCCCGGTTTCGGCATACTTGCCTTTGTTCGGTTGGATGTACTTTCCGAGCTGGCTGACTTTCTATGTGGCCGCGGGTGTAATCATCACGTTTGGGATTTTGGCCAAGCTTGGCTGGACCTTGAGCGTTTGCTGGAACAAGTTTTTGGGTTTTTTACGTGGAGGGGTCATTTATGCTAGGCCCTGGTGGTTCCGAAAGCGTTTTCGAGATTAAAAAAAACCGCCTAATTAGGCGGTTTTTTTTATCGTAGTTGCCTGGCAGTTCGAATCACCGGCTCCTCGGTCCCCTATCCTTCATGGATGGTGAGGCTACTGCAGAGGTGGCTGAATCTACGTGGCTTGGAATCGGTGGTTCCAAGGTAATCCGGATACCAGGGTTCAGCCGGCATGAAGCCTCCTTGATCGAATCCCAATGAGCATGGGGGACGATTCCTACTGTCAGTGGCTTTTCGCTGATTGTTAATTTTGCTGGATAAGCGATCACTTTCATGTGATCCCAGCCCGGGGCCTCAATGAGCGAAGACACCAGATCCGGTCTTTGCTGCAAAAGCAAATGAGGTTTAGCCAGTTCCAGCTTACTTGGTGTAATCCCTTCTTGGGCCAGGCGTTCGTGCAGCACCGCCTGTAAGTCATCCATCATGCTCCTGGACATTCTCGCAAACGATATAAAATCGTGGTTTGGAATATCGTCAGGACGCATCATGTTGGGGTTCTGTTTTTGATCCAGTTCAACCAAAAAATCCACAACGGTAAACTGGAGTCTGTTTTTGTCCGCGTAGGCACGTGCTGCCATAAAGCCATCTTGCTTGCTTTGATAGCCGTACAGTGCTGGAAATGCGCCCGAAATCGGGGCGTCAGTCGGCACGCCGCAATCCTTGAGGGCAATTGCCCTTGGGGCTGGACCGGAATAAAAATATACGCTCGATAACTCAATAATATGTGAGTCTGGCTTATCAGTCGTGCTCACCTATGCCACCTTGTTTTGACCAACCCTGAATCAAGACCTTTTCAACCTTCTGGCGATCTCCTACGTTGCTTGCTACATCCTGCATCAAGCGTTTGCATTGCTTAGGAGTAAGCGCAAGTCTCTTGAGCGCTTCGATCCATCGCATTACCGGCCTACCTGGCTTGCCATCATGCAACATTAGACGATAAACCGAGGGTGGGGATCTCCCAATCAGAGTCGCAAATGCGTCTCGATCTTGGGGACTGTCCTGCAACCCTAAAAACTCATAAAACTCCCTGATGTCCAGCGGTGGCTGAACAGGCGACGATGCAGGGTGTTGCCGGTAAAGATGAAGCAGCATTGCAATCACAGGATCACTAATTTGCTCTGCAGACAGTTCTGGATTGGTCAGCTCCTCCCATTTGGCCTTCTGGAGTCCAAAGGCATCCGCTGCCGCAACCTTGGTCAGACCATTCTCGATCCGCCACCTTTCTAAATCTGTGCCACAGATTGGATGAATCTCATCAGTGTCGATAGACATTTGCTCCCCTCAAATGAAGCTGTAAAGCGCCTGCCTCGGCCTCTATACACGGTTCTTCCAAAACCGTGCTATTTTGAATAATATACACAATACGAAATTTAAGCAGCCACGGTCCAGCCCGAAAGCAGCTGATATGAAGCTCGTAACTTCACGGTCAGCTTTGCGGCGTAACGGGCAAAGGACTCCCTACCCACCTCCACAGAGGCAGGATCGCCCATGAGCGTTGAATCAGAAGCGTTATTGCAAGAGTTTCGCCAAGCTGTGTACGAAAAACACAGCTCGCCACAAAAGGCGATGGAATCCTCTCCGGATGGCGCCATTCGGCATCGTGCCGAGGCGTATCAGGCTTGGCTTCAGAGCAGCCAAGCTGACGGTGAAAGCTCCACAATCCCAGATACCCTACTGCGCCACTGGGTCGTTGCTGACATCACGTCCTGGCGTTCAGTAGAACCCAATTCCGCAGAAAATGCAGTCGCTGCATTACATCGTAATGTTTTTGCATACGATACATATGCAAAATTGCTAAAGGAACTGCATCAAGAGGTCTATGACCAAATAATTTCGCGTTCAGAGGTAGCTGAAACGATTAATGGCTTCAGCAACGCAGGCGAGCCAGGAGACGAACCGGCAAAAACCGATCCGAGTGTGATTCTCAGTGAGCTGCTCAAGGACATCACGTACCGTGAGCGTGCAGACGGAAGCGTCCTTTACCTTTTGAAGGAGCAGCCGATTTTCGTGGATCACGGGCAACAGATCCTCATGGAGGCGAAGGCCCAAGATGACGAGCTGGCCATTCTTGCGGCGCTACACATGGCGAAGCAAAAATTTGGCGGATCTATCGAGTTGACCGGATCGGACGAGTTCAAGCGTCGGGCTCTTGAGGTGATGATCAAGCACGATGTGCAGGTGGTGCTCAAGAATCCAGCACAAGAAGCTTTACGTCGGGAGATGATGGGGTTGCCGCCTGTTGGGGACTCAGCTCCGGGACAGGATATTGCACCGGCACCTAATTCAGCCGCCACTCAGAATCAGCCGTCTCAACCCCGATCATCTGCTACGGCAAATCCAAATGCCGCAGCCGATGCCACGATCCCGGCTGCGACTGCTGCTGAGCCAGTGAACCACTACAAAGGTGAGCTATTGGAGTTTGGCTCTGCCCCTTACCAGTTCGATATCTCAAATAGTCGCAGTTTCTACGTCACACTCAAAAACTCTGACGGTGAATCCAGGACCACTTGGGGTGTGGATCTGGAGCGAGTAATCGAAGAACTCGGCGTAGGTCGCGGCGATCAAGTCGAGCTGACGAACCTCGGTCGCAAGGACGTAACCATTGATGTGCCTGTCCGAGACAGTGCTGGGCAAATCCTTCGATACGAGGAACGTAAGACCCACCGCAATGAGTGGAGCATTGAAGTAACTGCAAAGGCACCCGCTGATGTGACCCCACCTGCCCCACTTGAGCCAGGCGAATCCGCAATCAAGGCTCATGATGGCAAATGGCTGAATGATATGGGCGTGCCTGCCGAAGCATTTGAAACACATCCGAAAATGCTTGCGATGCGTGGTGAGGACCATGCTGTTCTTCTGCTCAATGGCGTCGAGACCACTGCTGAAGGCTTTGCCACAGTCGAAAGGCTGATGGCTCAGCAAACCTATAGAGCGGCCTTCTCGGCTTCGTTTGAAGCCGAATTCGGGCGATACAACAGCCATTTCCAAAAGCAGCTTGCCGATTCTGAAGGGTACGCAATTGCAAAGGAAATGCTCGCTGACGCTGAGAGCAAATATGGTCCGATCCCATTGGCTGTGATCGACTCCGAAGCGCACATTCAGGATGCCATGGCAAAAGGCGATCTTGACGCCGTTATCGACGCTATAGATGCGTACGATCGCCAGTACCTTGCGTCACTCGAAGAACACCGCAGAGCCGTTGAAAGTAGCGATGATCGTCAGACCGATAAAGGTGGATTTTCTCAATCGGCCGAGCCCGCGGACACGCCAATTGTTGCCGTCGAAAAGGAAAGCACAAGCAGCGATCAACCTGACGCTGATACGCGCATGACTTTCACCCACAACGGTGAGCCCGCCACTATTGACCTTGAGCGATTCAATCTCCCGCAACGGCACGCTATTCAGGGCGTGCCTACATGGTGGGACGAATCGCTTAATGGCGAGTTCGATCAAGGTCACTTCGATGAATTCGTTGGCCGGAGAATGCTTACTGAGCCTCTCCGAACGCTGCAGCTTACGGATGGCGAAATTTACGACGAATACGTTGCATCACAGTTTGAAAATCGTGGTGACGATGTACGTGAAGACAATGACCGGGAGATCAAGCGCCGTTCCGAAGCCCTTAGCTCTGACAAAGACCCCTCCACCCTGGATCGATTGACCTTCATTCACAACGGTGAACCGGCAGAAATTGACCTCAGCCGGTTCTCGCAGCCTTCCAATGCAGAGTCGTCACTTCCTGCCAATTCTATTGAGTGTGGTGACCTTGGTGATCGCTCAGGTGTGCCCTTCTCTGAGCGTGAACTGAAATACGCTGAAAATCTTGTACCTGTCGAAGCTCATGCCTGGTGGGAAGTCCAGCGCGTCGCTATCGAATCTTGGGGTAAGTCTTTGGAGGAAATGGAGGCTGATCTTCAAGTCCTTGGGCCTGAGCCGAGACTCGATCAAATCATCTGGTTCGACAAGGCCGGCCGTCAAATGCCTGCGCCTGTCGATGAGGTTGAGTGGCTTGCGAAGCAGGCTTTAACAGCTTCGCAAAATGATGAATCCAATGGCTTTGTCAGTGGTGACAATAACGAGTTGCGCGGGCGCGGCGAGCTTGTTCACAAGCGCAGATGGTGTGATTGAACTCAATCCAGAGGAGGCCGATATGGCACAGTCCGATTCCAATGCTGAGAAAGAACCCAAACTCATCCTTCGTGGTGTGACCAAGCTCGCAGATGACTCATTCGACACAACTGTTCTGCTTTACCAGGGTAAAGGAGATTACCTGCAGGGTTTTGTGAAGGTCGATGGGGTCAAGCACCAGGTGCTTGCGTTCATGAATGAACGCAAACCAGACCCATCAACCGGCGAAATCAAGCCAAACTTCATCACGCTTTCAGAGCCAAGCAAATCAGGCGCTGATGATGATTCAAAATGGAACCAAATCGGCCACGGCAATGCCGTAAATCGCCGTGGCGACGGTAAAGAGGTTCACTTTGATGAGGTCCTGTTTAACGTCGGAGGTACCATTGTGAAGGCAAGGGAGACAAAACACGTCGACGAGTCGCTCCACCAAAAGCTTGGCTTTCTGGAGCCTCGCAAGGAGCGCGAGAGCCCAGCCGCCACCCCAACAGATGAAATGCCGGCCGCTGGGCCCGTAAGCAACGCAACAGCCCCGGTGTCACCCACTATAA
This region of Pseudomonas cannabina genomic DNA includes:
- the istB gene encoding IS21-like element ISPsy4 family helper ATPase IstB, yielding MNLQHARLTELCKGLKLERVGVDWPHLAQQAASGEDSFADFLEKLLVAETDARSERSRQALLKTAALPAVKTLEQYDFAFATGVPRAQLQELAALSFVGRAENIVFLGPSGVGKSHLAIALAYRAVMAGIKTRFVTAADLMLQLTAAHRQERLKEYFSRVVMAPGLLVIDEIGYLPFGRDEANLFFNVVAKRYEQGSLILTSNLPFTQWAGTFADDQTLTAAMLDRLLHHAHIVQMTGESYRLKDKRKAGTNSSRAEPARKYEPEGGQN
- the mobA gene encoding plasmid mobilization protein MobA; translated protein: MSTSEQRRRTGRLPPIRCFQDEEEIVRQKAHDCGQSVGQFMLATALNRRTRSKVDGHILNELRRLGGLQKHLYNESGGRHSKELAEILVELKQAIVRIGS
- a CDS encoding relaxase/mobilization nuclease domain-containing protein codes for the protein MLGDSINEKSSSGVSCQHNCLSLETAAAEMRAVAAQNARVKDPVYHVILSWPSDEFPTDEQAFASGLHAMEAVGMKDHQYVFAIHHDTDNVHLHMTVNRVHPDSFNAVYPDRDYFRLDYAMRELELRYGLQHDNGPNVVVHENGKPIIQWASNKAKQQGKISTKAADMERHADQQSLHSYARGEPRMQIAKEALIYSIFRPCNALEALIYLGATAGF
- a CDS encoding LPD7 domain-containing protein, whose translation is MLKSEKMTWQTLHAQLAKFGLGIRPKGRGLAIFDFGEVSSTGIKASDMHEQLSLARLVKRLGEYQERELPKDFLTASNYNKFASPKRDPIERQNRREERAQLRKATRARYDAYRVAFVTRRIDKEWVKQQFMMIRDQARQQRADIKSRIKHPLDRKAFYSILAFETLRSREELKTKIQLLRRELKSDPANKRLTFREWVEREASNGDPGAISQLRGFTYGDRRKANKEGNAIIFAGDIDPSSSSNLFSAGTVRRDGSVVFRRAEGDPGFVDHGGKVTFPGGLLDDELLAHALDDTRARWERPIEIKGTPEFIDAALKALIERGYSGDLADPTLNARLKALADQQAEAKAKPLKRGPRA
- a CDS encoding DotD/TraH family lipoprotein (Members of this family include DotD of type IVB secretion systems and TraH of plasmid conjugative plasmid systems, both lipoproteins.), with the protein product MDLNRYPFVALLAALALTGCASKQPDVSAQALIDQQILEASQKIQAAQVDLYQAGALNSRVVMRNPNTDLNDKQFVTISWQGDAVQLLTKLAQDRGERFEFMGSRMPLPVNIDVKGVQYQTVLSMLRAQIGYRAVITEAPGKLVLQYNRPQG
- a CDS encoding type IV secretory system conjugative DNA transfer family protein, giving the protein MKRFMFAALPLVVSFATHAAEEPMIEPSSSDTKSMVETSPPDLDALLNPQSQATTKVTDIRSQLLSGVGHTVGFRGGMAARGHELIDGLKSREPALDAMYKFAPMIAKNGTLPPVIVEARDLAAFTPDQIRTANRVYKIEREERFVSVPPTWRDYLYVGLPVRQSVELPAFEARPQDDAEDQIWKKAVREGWADGYKQADAILEANFHRLTRDYTGMHLYSTLLQADMITTTRVAESQQTVTGDSKQMMLGDKLRRVTDKAKFVTDPGKWRPSVKKDAAKPNPAVAPTGTVPAQ
- the traJ gene encoding plasmid transfer ATPase TraJ, whose amino-acid sequence is MIQPVFEPFNFEGDLGPHSFRRFLKYCADKGVSDVLVQGGDYIWVELHGRQLRASVSTVKQGQLSVLIAALWSPEIESMIKQGDEGVDRALEISGSDIGLERGMTLRFRTNFVQARIANLDEAYSITMRVIPVDLPDIHKMGIEPDLFEELFPESGLVVICGPTGSGKSTLQAGIYGHIGVVMPDRKVITFDDPIEYVLGGPHWKGPQPAQSQIGRDIKDFPKAMRNAVRRKPSIIGIGEARDRVSIEAMTEASLSGHTCYATMHTESVAETINRAIQTYPPEQQSGIASRLAGALRVIIVQRLLKTTDGKRAAIREYLVFDREFRSEMQTLPYNEWAMLIRTKLEEAEATLDDKAWKLLQEGRILKDDFVGVAGMKEFRRRSLSAQEN
- the icmT gene encoding IcmT/TraK family protein, with the protein product MPSIWRAASEPLTALGIPVSAYLPLFGWMYFPSWLTFYVAAGVIITFGILAKLGWTLSVCWNKFLGFLRGGVIYARPWWFRKRFRD
- a CDS encoding LPD7 domain-containing protein, which encodes MSVESEALLQEFRQAVYEKHSSPQKAMESSPDGAIRHRAEAYQAWLQSSQADGESSTIPDTLLRHWVVADITSWRSVEPNSAENAVAALHRNVFAYDTYAKLLKELHQEVYDQIISRSEVAETINGFSNAGEPGDEPAKTDPSVILSELLKDITYRERADGSVLYLLKEQPIFVDHGQQILMEAKAQDDELAILAALHMAKQKFGGSIELTGSDEFKRRALEVMIKHDVQVVLKNPAQEALRREMMGLPPVGDSAPGQDIAPAPNSAATQNQPSQPRSSATANPNAAADATIPAATAAEPVNHYKGELLEFGSAPYQFDISNSRSFYVTLKNSDGESRTTWGVDLERVIEELGVGRGDQVELTNLGRKDVTIDVPVRDSAGQILRYEERKTHRNEWSIEVTAKAPADVTPPAPLEPGESAIKAHDGKWLNDMGVPAEAFETHPKMLAMRGEDHAVLLLNGVETTAEGFATVERLMAQQTYRAAFSASFEAEFGRYNSHFQKQLADSEGYAIAKEMLADAESKYGPIPLAVIDSEAHIQDAMAKGDLDAVIDAIDAYDRQYLASLEEHRRAVESSDDRQTDKGGFSQSAEPADTPIVAVEKESTSSDQPDADTRMTFTHNGEPATIDLERFNLPQRHAIQGVPTWWDESLNGEFDQGHFDEFVGRRMLTEPLRTLQLTDGEIYDEYVASQFENRGDDVREDNDREIKRRSEALSSDKDPSTLDRLTFIHNGEPAEIDLSRFSQPSNAESSLPANSIECGDLGDRSGVPFSERELKYAENLVPVEAHAWWEVQRVAIESWGKSLEEMEADLQVLGPEPRLDQIIWFDKAGRQMPAPVDEVEWLAKQALTASQNDESNGFVSGDNNELRGRGELVHKRRWCD